The following coding sequences are from one Microtus pennsylvanicus isolate mMicPen1 chromosome 1, mMicPen1.hap1, whole genome shotgun sequence window:
- the LOC142841978 gene encoding vomeronasal type-1 receptor 3-like produces the protein MFPRDLISRFFLLSEVFIGFMGNSLLFILYMYAFLIQPHLKKPIDMIFTHLTLVNVLSIVFRLIPDVMASFAVKLLFHDVGCKAVLYAYSVTRGLSICTILLLSAFQAITVSPTHSKWVQLKSKLESCILPSLLFIWIINTCLYIPMVENANGQINFTVVGSRYPQTYCRSDQVRHHTTMSLVTALTIRDILFVFLIIWTSLYMVTLLFRHNRRTRHVHSSSDSSQASSEKKATQSILLLVSFFVFFYFSNTFVTFYSLHRPKNSPVLDLISGALSSGYPIICPYVLMNNRKIISKLISSFSNFECSFSTRGCHG, from the coding sequence ATGTTTCCAAGAGACCTAATTTCTAGATTCTTTCTCCTGTCAGAAGTTTTCATTGGATTCATGGGAAACTCGCTGCTCTTCATACTATACATGTACGCCTTCTTAATTCAGCCCCATCTGAAGAAGCCCATAGATATGATCTTCACACATCTGACACTTGTCAACGTTTTGAGCATTGTGTTCAGGCTGATACCAGATGTCATGGCATCCTTTGCAGTCAAGCTCCTTTTCCATGATGTGGGATGTAAGGCAGTTCTGTATGCATACAGTGTTACCAGGGGCCTCTCTATCTGTACTATCTTGCTACTGAGCGCATTTCAAGCCATCACTGTCAGTCCTACTCATTCCAAGTGGGTACAGCTTAAATCCAAGCTTGAGTCCTGCATTTTGCCATCACTCCTCTTCATCTGGATCATCAATACGTGTCTCTATATTCCAATGGTCGAAAATGCAAACGGCCAAATCAACTTCACTGTTGTGGGTTCCAGATATCCCCAGACATATTGCCGAAGTGACCAGGTTCGCCACCATACCACCATGTCACTTGTAACTGCATTAACGATTAGAGACATCCTGTTTGTATTTCTTATAATATGGACCAGCCTCTACATGGTGACCCTCCTGTTCAGACACAATAGGAGAACACGGCATGTCCACAGTTCCAGTGACTCTTCCCAGGCCTCTTCTGAAAAGAAAGCCACACAGAGCATCCTTCTGCTTGTGagcttctttgtgtttttctatttctcaaaCACCTTTGTTACCTTCTATTCACTTCACAGACCTAAGAACAGCCCAGTATTGGATCTGATTAGTGGAGCTTTATCTTCAGGCTATCCAATCATCTGTCCTTATGTTCTGATGAACAAtagaaaaattatttccaaattaatttcttccttttcaaactTTGAATGCTCCTTTTCTACAAGAGGCTGTCATGGCTAA